In the Wyeomyia smithii strain HCP4-BCI-WySm-NY-G18 chromosome 2, ASM2978416v1, whole genome shotgun sequence genome, one interval contains:
- the LOC129724159 gene encoding type 1 phosphatidylinositol 4,5-bisphosphate 4-phosphatase, which yields MDGESEKQPLLKQSSQSGQPDSGSEQPSQAIVTASSIGPDEVPPSYQQEQQNSVIVTCRVCQALIDISWKKEQHVVKCAQCNEATPIRNAPPGKKYVRCPCNCLLICKSSSQRVACPRPNCKRIINLAPSPVTPPLLTMPGMCRVTCGHCHDTFLFDTLKNNLARCPHCRKVSSVGADFCRKRRNLLFLGGLIFLVIGIAVTYGTMPYAKSHSGIFIAYISLFLIALLLFAKTIYYCTLKVSNVEGPI from the exons ATGGACGGAGAATCGGAGAAACAACCGCTGCTCAAGCAGTCGTCTCAATCTGGACAGCCGGATTCCGGATCGGAACAAC CATCGCAGGCGATCGTTACCGCTTCATCGATCGGACCGGACGAAGTTCCACCGTCGTATCAGCAGGAGCAGCAGAACAGCGTCATTGTAACATGTCGCGTTTGCCAGGCGCTGATAGATATTTCTTGGAAGAAGGAACAGCACGTTGTCAAGTGCGCGCAGTGTAATGAAGCTACG CCCATTCGGAATGCACCGCCGGGCAAGAAATATGTCCGTTGCCCGTGCAACTGTCTGCTCATCTGCAAGAGCTCTTCCCAGCGGGTAGCCTGTCCCAGGCCCAATTGCAAGCGGATCATCAATTTGGCGCCGAGTCCAGTAACGCCACCATTGCTAACAATGCCAGGCATGTGCCGTGTCACCTGTGGCCATTGTCACGATACGTTCTTG TTTGACACGTTGAAGAATAACTTGGCTAGATGTCCTCATTGCCGCAAGGTTTCGTCGGTCGGTGCAGATTTCTGTCGTAAGCGGCGTAACCTGCTATTTCTTGGTGGTTTGATTTTCCTAGTGATTGGAATTGCTGTGACTTATGGAACGATGCCGTATGCTaag AGCCACAGCGGTATTTTCATCGCCTACATAAGCCTATTCTTGATTGCGCTATTACTTTTCGCCAAGACGATATACTACTGTACGTTGAAAGTGAGTAACGTGGAAGGACCGATCTAA
- the LOC129721613 gene encoding zinc finger matrin-type protein 2 — MSMRPDDHRRKWDRKEYERLAQERALAKANTTTEDEPVTKELLKQREYKVDLDSKLGKSMVINKSTPSSQSGGYYCNVCDCVVKDSINFLDHINGKKHQRNLGMSMKVERSSLDQVKERFKINKKKTEEKKKDYELESRVKEAKEEEERYREYKREKRKERKRKIEDVDDADAGTSELAAIMGFAGFGGSKKN; from the exons ATGTCGATGCGCCCTGATGATCATCGTCGCAAATGGGACCGGAAGGAGTACGAACGTTTAGCCCAGGAGCGGGCTCTTGCCAAGGCGAACACTACCACCGAAGATG AACCTGTTACTAAGGAATTACTCAAGCAACGCGAGTACAAAGTCGACCTTGACTCAAAGCTAGGCAAGAGTATGGTCATTAACAAGAGTACCCCATCGTCACAGTCTGGAGGGTATTACTGCAACGTATGTGACTGCGTGGTCAAGGATTCTATTAATTTCCTTGACCACATTAACGGCAAAAAGCATCAACGTAATCTTGGTATGTCGATGAAAGTCGAAAGAAGTTCACTAGATCAGGTAAAGGAACGatttaaaattaacaaaaagaAAACTGAGGAAAAGAAAAAGGATTACGAGCTAGAGAGTCGTGTAAAAGAAGctaaagaagaagaagaacgtTACCGAGAATATAAACGCGAGAAGAGGAAAGAGCGTAAGCGAAAAATTGAAGACGTCGATGATGCCGACGCAGGTACCTCGGAGCTAGCCGCTATTATGGGATTCGCTGGTTTTGGTGGATCAAAAAAGAACTAG
- the LOC129721612 gene encoding ribosome biogenesis protein BRX1 homolog, producing the protein MKVQQTNKKLKSKTSKRNEKTSKKRKLEELDASSEDEGIELKDTRTSDEPVPKKTKWINKQRVLVLCARGINHRDRHLMKDLKSLMPHHRSEPKMERWKTLSVVNEMSEMKHCNKVVLFEGRRKRDLYMWLANVNEGPSVKFLIENVNTMGEMKLTGNCLRGSRPILSFDQEFTKQPHMAVIKELLTQIFGVPNHHPKSQPFVDRVISFTCLDNRIWYRHFQILSEDGGLAEIGPRFVLNPIRIFDGSFCGNPIWENPTYQSPAKHRQLLRKAAKDKYLNKQKQKIDQVVNAPKQTHDFDPHADVFQGDLRKKAQELVKKDNQSHTKEAKRKAIDEQHAHMSKKEEMRKLKKLVQVKKVGKAVQNKKNKTKKVNLKAKDSNKTKPRFLRSE; encoded by the exons ATGAAGGTGCAGCAGACgaataaaaagttgaagagtAAAACCAGTAAGCGAaatgaaaaaacatcaaaaaagcGCAAACTGGAAGAACTGGATGCCTCCTCCGAGGATGAGGGAATTGAATTAAAAGATACCAGAACATCCGATGAACCAGTAcccaaaaag ACTAAATGGATTAACAAACAACGAGTGCTGGTATTGTGCGCACGCGGTATCAATCATCGTGACCGCCATCTGATGAAGGATTTGAAATCGTTGATGCCTCACCACCGCTCGGAACCGAAAATGGAACGCTGGAAGACCTTATCAGTGGTGAACGAGATGAGTGAAATGAAACATTGCAATAAGGTGGTGCTATTCGAAGGACGTCGAAAACGGGATCTATATATGTGGCTTGCAAATGTTAACGAAGGACCATCGGTaaaatttttgattgaaaacGTCAATACCATGGGTGAAATGAAACTGACAGGCAACTGTCTGCGAGGGTCTCGCCCCATACTTTCCTTCGATCAGGAATTTACCAAGCAACCGCACATGGCCGTGATCAAAGAATTGCTAACGCAAATTTTTGGTGTTCCCAACCATCACCCTAAAAGCCAACCCTTCGTTGATCGTGTTATTAGTTTTACATGTTTGGATAACCGCATTTGGTATCGCCACTTCCAGATCCTGTCGGAGGACGGTGGATTAGCGGAAATCGGACCCCGATTTGTGTTAAATCCGATCCGTATTTTCGATGGATCCTTTTGTGGTAATCCGATCTGGGAGAACCCGACCTATCAAAGTCCTGCTAAGCATCGCCAACTACTGCGTAAGGCTGCCAAAGATAAGTATCTAAATAAGCAGAAGCAAAAGATTGATCAGGTGGTAAACGCACCTAAACAAACCCACGATTTTGATCCACATGCCGATGTTTTTCAAGGGGATCTTCGTAAAAAGGCACAGGAACTGGTTAAGAAGGATAACCAATCACACACAAAGGAAGCCAAACGGAAGGCTATCGATGAACAGCATGCTCATATGAGTAAAAAAGAAGAAATGCGAAAACTTAAGAAACTGGTTCAGGTGAAAAAGGTCGGAAAGGCTgtacaaaacaaaaagaataaaacgaaaaaggtgaatttaaaagcgaaagaTAGTAACAAAACAAAACCGCGGTTTCTGAGAAGTGAGTGA
- the LOC129724227 gene encoding uncharacterized protein LOC129724227, which translates to MGVFHSKVAPTETSSHQWNLSDPRSLTVNINRSPIGATNEIIQDKSSITKVRDLTSDLTEILDNVQTPTAEKLQSVVDPRSPSFFLRTPLILNETDASNISLQGSSIEYEEISCQDELSISDKSLSFKECEESLTKIIVSPTPTSTEEAGSIFSDTSLNTELKAEIDGIIQGLYDAGKDPRSPSIQIQRTPIVFEEDSKPEESKIEDKSPDKQSEIKQEVQTTAMLTIIPQSENPSMATPKKDKVPQSTTGSVTQQQRTPLGCVTNVKTPVAANGSSALRKTALLGHMKQNILATGDSAGAVVGNRRSLSRSKIPTLRMK; encoded by the exons ATGGGTGTATTTCACAGCAAAGTAGCCCCAACGGAAACTTCATCGCATCAGTGGAACTTGTCCGATCCTCGATCTTTAACAGTGAATATTAACCGCAGTCCCATTGGAGCAACAAATGAG ATTATCCAAGACAAATCTTCTATTACAAAAGTACGCGATTTGACATCGGACTTAACGGAAATTCTAGATAATGTTCAGACACCTACTGCCGAGAAGCTGCAATCTGTGGTAGATCCACGCTCTCCTAGCTTTTTTCTCCGAACACCACTTATTTTAAATGAAACAGATGCATCAAACATAAGCCTGCAAGGATCTTCCATTGAGTATGAAGAAATCAGTTGTCAAGATGAACTTTCCATCAGTGACAAATCATTGTCTTTCAAAGAATGTGAAGAatcgttgacaaaaattattgttAGCCCCACGCCAACTTCTACCGAAGAAGCCGGTAGTATATTCAGCGATACCAGTTTGAACACCGAGTTGAAGGCTGAAATTGACGGTATTATTCAGGGGTTATATGATGCAGGTAAAGATCCTCGTTCCCCTTCAATCCAAATTCAGCGGACACCCATTGTGTTTGAAGAAGATAGTAaaccagaggaaagcaaaaTTGAAGATAAATCTCCAGACAAACAGAGCGAAATAAAACAGGAGGTTCAAACAACAGCAATGCTAACGATCATTCCTCAGAGTGAGAATCCGTCAATGGCAACTCCTAAGAAAGATAAGGTACCTCAAAGCACGACAGGCAGCGTCACTCAGCAGCAGCGTACACCTCTTGGCTGCGTAACGAACGTAAAAACACCGGTAGCGGCCAACGGGAGCAGTGCATTACGGAAAACAGCTCTTCTAGGCCACATGAAACAAAACATTTTGGCTACAGGAGATAGCGCGGGTGCAGTTGTCGGTAATCGACGATCGTTGTCACGATCCAAAATTCCAACGCTCAGAATGAAGTGA
- the LOC129724225 gene encoding phosphatidylserine lipase ABHD16A, producing the protein MFYRYLLTPKLFKEYDGTKEMYEPGALEKYGDQLLTALNLMWSFGYYTSPLLITFLYRRGYFVADSVGTLAKFTTGIGLLVAVSLCMRGLGRSMNVVYLRFAECLESAKRNEKNLEAKNHIRKYDFDFKHWPVDFTVKNSVQRVQLPRNKPLWISSLPCQIVAYLAIHTFGIRMIYPGSIRMLQNYIEPMLLQGRTKLITENGGKRNKVKTADGNEIDTLFIDNRNTMDPTNNSNGRILVICSEGNAGFYEIGIMSTPIELKYSVLGWNHPGFAGSSGRPYPDQDQNAVDAVLQFALTDLGFTPENIILYGWSIGGYSTLYAASQYPDVKGVILDATFDDVLQLALPRMPESVSNIVKIAIRDYVNLNNTELISQYNGPVMLIRRTEDEMICSQEGELGTNRGNFLLISMLKYRFPNIFKTDQENLAKEMLSKPIKPSSKEFDALCLSWLMAYLTDNGNNGTSRSYPIEIGEEYSSDQRNTMATYLIIKHLQDYKSTHCTPLPGGHFQSPWEIPNETDYVFT; encoded by the exons ATGTTCTACAGGTATCTGTTAACACCAAAACTCTTCAAGGAGTATGATGGAACAAAG GAAATGTATGAACCTGGAGCCTTAGAAAAATATGGAGATCAATTGCTGACAGCT CTTAATTTAATGTGGAGTTTTGGTTACTATACATCTCCTCTTTTGATCACATTCCTATACCGTCGTGGATATTTCGTGGCGGATTCTGTCGGGACTCTGGCCAAATTTACGACTGGCATTGGATTGCTAGTGGCAGTTTCATTGTGTATGCGGGGCCTAGGTCGGTCCATGAATGTGGTCTATTTGCGCTTTGCAGAATGTCTGGAAAGTGCCAAAAGAAACGAAAAGAATCTCGAAGCAAAAAACCACATTCGCAAATATGATTTTGACTTCAAACATTGGCCCGTAGATTTTACGGTTAAAAACAGTGT gCAACGTGTTCAGTTGCCACGCAATAAGCCTCTATGGATTTCATCACTTCCATGTCAAATTGTGGCATATTTGGCTATTCACACTTTTGGCATACGGATGATTTATCCTGGATCGATACGAATGCTACAGAATTATATTG aacctaTGTTGCTTCAGGGTCGTACTAAGCTGATCACAGAGAACGGCGGAAAACGCAATAAAGTCAAAACGGCCGATGGCAACGAAATCGATACATTGTTCATAGATAATCGCAACACAATGGATCCAACAAACAATTCTAATGGTCGCATATTGGTTATCTGTTCGGAAGGCAATGCCGGATTCTACGAGATTGGAATTATGTCTACCCCAATTGAACTGAAATATTCAGTTCTTGGCTGGAACCATCCAGGATTTGCTGGAAGTAGT GGTCGGCCGTATCCTGACCAAGATCAAAATGCAGTTGATGCTGTCCTCCAGTTTGCACTAACAGATCTCGGTTTTACGCCAGAAAATATTATTCTTTATGGTTGGAGTATTGGAGGATACTCAACCCTATACGCTGCCTCGCAATATCCGGATGTTAAGGGAGTAATTCTGGATGCTACCTTCGATGATGTATTGCAATTGGCCCTGCCTCGAATGCCAGAAAGTGTTTCCAATATTGTTAAAATTGCCATTAGAGATTATGTAAATTTGAACAACACGGAACTCATCTCGCAATACAATGGTCCAGTCATGTTAATCAGAAGAACGGAGGACGAGATGATTTGTTCACA GGAAGGTGAGCTTGGAACAAATAGAGGAAACTTTTTGCTGATCAGTATGCTTAAATACCGATTTCCAAACATATTTAAGACAGACCAGGAAAATCTTGCTAAAGAAATGTTATCAAAACCCATCAAACCCAGTTCAAAAG AGTTCGATGCACTCTGCCTCTCCTGGTTGATGGCTTATCTAACGGACAACGGCAATAACGGTACCTCGCGAAGTTATCCCATCGAGATAGGAGAGGAATATTCTAGCGATCAAAGGAATACGATGGCGACGTATCTC ATTATAAAACATTTGCAGGATTACAAGTCAACCCATTGCACACCTTTACCTGGAGGACACTTTCAGTCTCCTTGGGAAATTCCAAACGAAACTGATTACGTATTCACTTAA
- the LOC129724530 gene encoding choline transporter-like 1 isoform X1 produces the protein MGCFESKPSDQHQPTAVRGCTDIFWLVLYVLFWVALIIIAVFSFVYGNPLRIINGYDSFGNTCGVESNEKFSHFPLSGMNTLDKPYVFFLDIKELRQSLKICVKECPKREITSAVELFRYYEERGAQYCRYDFNMSLLTTQEASGPKYFAFAGPCPKFPVHEQTPVLHRCIPTGKNASLHQIKDMYALINSWGAAEQFFSDLYKTWPTIVLICGLSLIFSIILITMLHWLTSIISWLICIFVAVASIGITGILWWSYYKSKHNMDMDPKMSYLEELVRNETTIYVLAILATFIMIILLVIIYYLREKLSGLAALFEEAGKCMIELPGLSGPPIFAFIALAIFLTFWMVVIVCLATANYPHSKPLLPFTQLKDNPNKTEATVKPDVAIINNTYKSLELVEYPEADYLRHMLWIYIIGLVWTTEFIFACQQLAIAGAVAYWYFRKPTDTPVLQAIAKLVKYHLGSVAKGSLIITLFKIPRLILTYLYAKLKRHQQEGSECASCCLKCCICSFWLLEKFIRYLNHNAYTVIAIESVNFCPAAKIAWNALVTNALQVATINGIGDFVLFLGKLAVAALCGSISILILRDNPNVHFYMAPVIIITIFSFFIAHIILSLYEMVVDTLFLCVCEDRTINGNAGRWKESNLARLLGESPETDAVEAPMQVVEMTAITKQPFSMQSLQMTDIDNNTA, from the exons ATGGGGTGTTTCGAGAGTAAACCCAGCGACCAGCATCAGCCTACAGCCGTTCGCGGTTGCACTGATATTTTCTGGCTCGTTCTCTACGTTTTGTTTTGGGTTGCGCTG ATAATAATCGCCGTGTTCTCGTTCGTGTATGGCAACCCTCTGCGTATCATCAATGGTTATGACTCGTTTGGCAATACGTGCGGTGTTGAAAGCAATGAAAAATTCTCCCATTTCCCGCTTTCTGGCATGAACACGCTCGACAAACCGTACGTTTTTTTCCTGGACATCAAGGAGCTGCGCCagtcgttaaaaatctgtgtCAAGGAATGCCCAAAAAGGGAAATCACCAGTGCAGTAGAATTGTTCCGCTACTATGAAGAGAGAGGGGCGCAGTACTGTCGGTATGATTTTAACATGAGCCTTCTGACAACGCAGGAAGCATCCGGGCCGAAATACTTTGCGTTTGCCGGACCCTGTCCAAAGTTCCCTGTTCACGAACAGACACCGGTTCTGCACCGTTGTATTCCTACCGGTAAAAATGCTTCTCTTCATCAGATAAAGGATATGTACGCACTGATCAACTCCTGGGGTGCTGCTGAGCAATTTTTTAGCGACCTGTATAAAACCTGGCCAACCATCGTGCTCATCTGCGGTTTAAGCTTGATTTTTTCTATTATCCTGATAACGATGCTACACTGGTTGACATCGATTATTTCGTGGTTGATCTGTATCTTTGTCGCAGTTGCCAGTATTGGAATCACAGGAATTCTTTGGTGGAGTTACTATAAGTCGAAACACAACATGGATATGGATCCTAAAATGTCTTACTTGGAAGAACTGGTGCGGAACGAGACTACTATCTACGTGCTGGCTATTTTGGCTACCTTCATAATGATTATTTTGTTGGTTATTATCTATTATTTGCGTGAGAAACTAAGTGGTTTGGCAGCTCTTTTCGAAGAGGCTGGCAAATGCATGATTGAGCTACCGGGTTTATCCGGTCCCCCGATATTTGCGTTCATTGCGTTGGCGATATTTCTCACGTTCTGGATGGTGGTAATTGTTTGCTTAGCGACTGCCAACTATCCGCACTCAAAACCGCTGCTGCCCTTTACACAGCTGAAGGACAATCCGAACAAGACTGAGGCCACCGTGAAGCCCGACGTGGCTATAATCAATAATACGTACAAAT CTCTTGAGCTCGTCGAATATCCCGAGGCCGACTATTTGCGTCACATGCTGTGGATCTATATTATTGGCCTAGTTTGGACAACGGAGTTCATCTTTGCATGTCAACAGCTGGCGATTGCGGGAGCCGTTGCATACTGGTATTTCCGTAAACCCACTGACACTCCTGTACTGCAGGCCATCGCCAAACTTGTCAAGTACCACTTGGGATCGGTTGCTAAAGGATCGTTGATCATTACGCTGTTCAAAATACCTCGCTTGATACTAACCTACCTCTATGCAAA ATTGAAACGACACCAGCAGGAAGGTTCCGAGTGTGCTAGTTGCTGTCTTAAGTGCTGTATCTGCAGTTTCTGGTTGCTGGAGAAGTTCATTCGTTATCTCAACCATAATGCCTACACGGTGATAGCGATTGAAAGTGTCAATTTTTGTCCTGCGGCCAAAATC GCATGGAATGCGCTGGTTACAAACGCCCTTCAAGTTGCCACCATTAACGGTATTGGTGATTTTGTGCTGTTCCTGGGTAAGCTCGCAGTAGCTGCCCTGTGCGGTTCAATAAGTATTCTCATACTACGTGATAATCCGAATGTGCACTTCTATATGGCCCCCGTTATAATTATCACAATATTCTCTTTCTTCATTGCTCACATCATTCTGTCGCTGTATGAG aTGGTTGTTGACACCTTATTTTTGTGTGTCTGTGAGGATCGCACAATCAACGGCAACGCAGGTCGCTGGAAGGAGAGTAATTTGGCCCGCTTACTCGGAGAATCACCGGAAACAGATGCCGTGGAAGCTCCAATGCAGGTAGTCGAAATGACCGCCATCACAAAGCAGCCGTTTTCTATGCAAAGCTTACAAATGACTGACATCGATAATAACACGGCTTAA
- the LOC129724530 gene encoding choline transporter-like 1 isoform X2, with amino-acid sequence MNTLDKPYVFFLDIKELRQSLKICVKECPKREITSAVELFRYYEERGAQYCRYDFNMSLLTTQEASGPKYFAFAGPCPKFPVHEQTPVLHRCIPTGKNASLHQIKDMYALINSWGAAEQFFSDLYKTWPTIVLICGLSLIFSIILITMLHWLTSIISWLICIFVAVASIGITGILWWSYYKSKHNMDMDPKMSYLEELVRNETTIYVLAILATFIMIILLVIIYYLREKLSGLAALFEEAGKCMIELPGLSGPPIFAFIALAIFLTFWMVVIVCLATANYPHSKPLLPFTQLKDNPNKTEATVKPDVAIINNTYKSLELVEYPEADYLRHMLWIYIIGLVWTTEFIFACQQLAIAGAVAYWYFRKPTDTPVLQAIAKLVKYHLGSVAKGSLIITLFKIPRLILTYLYAKLKRHQQEGSECASCCLKCCICSFWLLEKFIRYLNHNAYTVIAIESVNFCPAAKIAWNALVTNALQVATINGIGDFVLFLGKLAVAALCGSISILILRDNPNVHFYMAPVIIITIFSFFIAHIILSLYEMVVDTLFLCVCEDRTINGNAGRWKESNLARLLGESPETDAVEAPMQVVEMTAITKQPFSMQSLQMTDIDNNTA; translated from the exons ATGAACACGCTCGACAAACCGTACGTTTTTTTCCTGGACATCAAGGAGCTGCGCCagtcgttaaaaatctgtgtCAAGGAATGCCCAAAAAGGGAAATCACCAGTGCAGTAGAATTGTTCCGCTACTATGAAGAGAGAGGGGCGCAGTACTGTCGGTATGATTTTAACATGAGCCTTCTGACAACGCAGGAAGCATCCGGGCCGAAATACTTTGCGTTTGCCGGACCCTGTCCAAAGTTCCCTGTTCACGAACAGACACCGGTTCTGCACCGTTGTATTCCTACCGGTAAAAATGCTTCTCTTCATCAGATAAAGGATATGTACGCACTGATCAACTCCTGGGGTGCTGCTGAGCAATTTTTTAGCGACCTGTATAAAACCTGGCCAACCATCGTGCTCATCTGCGGTTTAAGCTTGATTTTTTCTATTATCCTGATAACGATGCTACACTGGTTGACATCGATTATTTCGTGGTTGATCTGTATCTTTGTCGCAGTTGCCAGTATTGGAATCACAGGAATTCTTTGGTGGAGTTACTATAAGTCGAAACACAACATGGATATGGATCCTAAAATGTCTTACTTGGAAGAACTGGTGCGGAACGAGACTACTATCTACGTGCTGGCTATTTTGGCTACCTTCATAATGATTATTTTGTTGGTTATTATCTATTATTTGCGTGAGAAACTAAGTGGTTTGGCAGCTCTTTTCGAAGAGGCTGGCAAATGCATGATTGAGCTACCGGGTTTATCCGGTCCCCCGATATTTGCGTTCATTGCGTTGGCGATATTTCTCACGTTCTGGATGGTGGTAATTGTTTGCTTAGCGACTGCCAACTATCCGCACTCAAAACCGCTGCTGCCCTTTACACAGCTGAAGGACAATCCGAACAAGACTGAGGCCACCGTGAAGCCCGACGTGGCTATAATCAATAATACGTACAAAT CTCTTGAGCTCGTCGAATATCCCGAGGCCGACTATTTGCGTCACATGCTGTGGATCTATATTATTGGCCTAGTTTGGACAACGGAGTTCATCTTTGCATGTCAACAGCTGGCGATTGCGGGAGCCGTTGCATACTGGTATTTCCGTAAACCCACTGACACTCCTGTACTGCAGGCCATCGCCAAACTTGTCAAGTACCACTTGGGATCGGTTGCTAAAGGATCGTTGATCATTACGCTGTTCAAAATACCTCGCTTGATACTAACCTACCTCTATGCAAA ATTGAAACGACACCAGCAGGAAGGTTCCGAGTGTGCTAGTTGCTGTCTTAAGTGCTGTATCTGCAGTTTCTGGTTGCTGGAGAAGTTCATTCGTTATCTCAACCATAATGCCTACACGGTGATAGCGATTGAAAGTGTCAATTTTTGTCCTGCGGCCAAAATC GCATGGAATGCGCTGGTTACAAACGCCCTTCAAGTTGCCACCATTAACGGTATTGGTGATTTTGTGCTGTTCCTGGGTAAGCTCGCAGTAGCTGCCCTGTGCGGTTCAATAAGTATTCTCATACTACGTGATAATCCGAATGTGCACTTCTATATGGCCCCCGTTATAATTATCACAATATTCTCTTTCTTCATTGCTCACATCATTCTGTCGCTGTATGAG aTGGTTGTTGACACCTTATTTTTGTGTGTCTGTGAGGATCGCACAATCAACGGCAACGCAGGTCGCTGGAAGGAGAGTAATTTGGCCCGCTTACTCGGAGAATCACCGGAAACAGATGCCGTGGAAGCTCCAATGCAGGTAGTCGAAATGACCGCCATCACAAAGCAGCCGTTTTCTATGCAAAGCTTACAAATGACTGACATCGATAATAACACGGCTTAA